Within the Gracilinema caldarium DSM 7334 genome, the region ACAAAACCAGGGATAAGGGTAATTGCACCTACAACAGAAGCTATGAATACACCAATAAAACCGGAACCTTTACCGAGTAATTGGGAAACTGTTTCAGTGTCCAAAACAGCCAGCACAACCGCTACAAGAAAAAGAACCGTGATAAACTGGGGGAGTATCCCTTCAAAGGCTTTCCATGCTTTTTTAAGTGCCATCATGGTTTTTTGTTTGTTGACGAACCACGACACCAGTATGCCCGCCCCTGCAAGCATATACATAACGAGCGTATCCACAAGCCACTCCTAATAATTCAATGTTTCATAATATAGCAACATTATAAAACAAGTGCAAGAGCCCCTTGCATGCAAGAGCTTGTACGGTTAGATGTGTATTTTACACAGAAAGCCCTGCGAACAATTTACAGAACCCCCTCCCAGAGGGCAGGAAATTCGGGAAGCATTTCGATTGCCCGGGGTAAGAGGCCGTTTGCCCAGGCTAGGAAGAGGCCATAGTTTGTCACGGGAATTCCCTTCGCTTCCAGGCTTTTCAGCCGGTGCTGCATGGCGGCACCGGTCATCATACAACCTGCACAGTGGATAACCAGATCTTCGGGGGTGATGTCCTCGGGGAGCTGGCGGACTGTTTGAAAATGGGCATGTGGTGTGACGAGGCGGCCGAAAAGCCGGGGAATCTTAACCGATGCAATATCATCGGCTCCGCGATGATGGGAACAGGCCTCCATAACAAAGACCCGGCCGCCTGCCTTAAAGCGGGTTAAGCTTTGCAGACCCCGGACAAGGGCCGCCAGCTCCCCCTTCTTACGGGCGAAAAGGATGGAAAAACTGGTGAGGCGCTGGTCTGGATCGATGTCGGCGGCTACCTTGGAAAACACCTGGCTGTCGGTGATCACCAGCTTCGGCCGTTCCCGGAAGCTCCGGTACGTTTCATAGAGTTCCCGCTCTTTTACGATGGTGAGGCGGCAATCCTTATCCAGGGCATTCCGTATGGTTTCTACCTGGGGCTGGATGAGACGGCCCTTGGGAGCTGCAAGGTCAATGGGAACCACCAGGAGCAGGTGGTCCCCTTCGGATACAAGGCCATCCAAGGGGCCGCCCTCAAAAACAGCCTGCTGGGCCAGAGCTGAAAGCGAGCGGCGCAGGTCCGCACCACCCCGCCGTGTACTATTATCCACGAGGACATGGCGGATACCCCTGGTGGAAAGGGAATTGAGCCAATCCTGCTTGTGAGTATTGATGGGTATATCGGCGTGGGTTATGGCAAGTACCAGTGGTTTACCTCCACCATGCAGGCGATTCAGCAGGGCTTCCTCGGCGGGTTCCGGTGGACGGTTTCCCGCAGTCACAAAGATATAGGCCGCCGCGACCGCCAGCCGGGACTCGGTTTTTTCGAGCCGCTTCCGGCCCAAATCACCCTCATCATCGATGCCGGCGGTATCCACAAAGGCGACGGGGCCCCAGCCGGGCAGTTCCATCTTCCGGCTTACCGGGTCTGTGGTAGTTCCCGGAACGGGAGATACAATAGAAACATCCTTTTCGAAGAGGGTATTTATCAAACTTGACTTTCCTGCATTCCGTAATCCCACCACCACAATCGAAGCGGATTCAGAGAGGGGGCTCTGGAGGGTCGGGGCTGTAGTTGAAAGCTGAGGACTATCTTGCATGGTTACCATT harbors:
- the hydF gene encoding [FeFe] hydrogenase H-cluster maturation GTPase HydF, with translation MQDSPQLSTTAPTLQSPLSESASIVVVGLRNAGKSSLINTLFEKDVSIVSPVPGTTTDPVSRKMELPGWGPVAFVDTAGIDDEGDLGRKRLEKTESRLAVAAAYIFVTAGNRPPEPAEEALLNRLHGGGKPLVLAITHADIPINTHKQDWLNSLSTRGIRHVLVDNSTRRGGADLRRSLSALAQQAVFEGGPLDGLVSEGDHLLLVVPIDLAAPKGRLIQPQVETIRNALDKDCRLTIVKERELYETYRSFRERPKLVITDSQVFSKVAADIDPDQRLTSFSILFARKKGELAALVRGLQSLTRFKAGGRVFVMEACSHHRGADDIASVKIPRLFGRLVTPHAHFQTVRQLPEDITPEDLVIHCAGCMMTGAAMQHRLKSLEAKGIPVTNYGLFLAWANGLLPRAIEMLPEFPALWEGVL
- a CDS encoding permease — protein: MDTLVMYMLAGAGILVSWFVNKQKTMMALKKAWKAFEGILPQFITVLFLVAVVLAVLDTETVSQLLGKGSGFIGVFIASVVGAITLIPGFVAFPAAAALLQNGAGATQMAAFISSLMMVGIVTLPMEIQYFGKRTAIFRNVFAWLFSFIVAYFVGWVVSV